The Streptomyces sp. NBC_00576 genome contains the following window.
GAGCCGCGCTCCAGCACGTCGAAGACGATGGCCGCCTCCTCCAGGCCGTCGACGACCGTCACGAGCTTGCCCTCGGCGGACTCGGCTGCGGCGAGCACGATCTCCAGGGGGATCTTCGTCGGGTCGGCGAAGTGGATCACCGTGTACGGCAGCACCATGGCGCCCGCGCACGACAGCTGGAGGGTGCGGTCGTCCCGTACGTCGATGAAGCCGGAGACCGGCGTGCCAGCGGCGCCACCGGTGCGAGTGCCGGCGCGGTGGTCGGCGGCGAGGGCGTCCAGCTCGTCCTGGGTGCCGAACTTCCGCAGGAGTACGTCGAATACGGTGCCGGACGGTGAACTGGCGCTACTGGCCAGCGACTTGGCCTCCTTGTCGGGGGCCTTCGTCTCCTTCGCCTCCCTCCCCTCCTTGTCGCCGGGCTTCTTCGCAACGGCCGTGACCGGGGCGCCGCCCTCGGAGACCAGTACCCGGGTGACGGTCGGGGGCAGGGTCCCGAGCAACTCGGCGTCGGCCGCCACAACACCCGCCATCCGGGCGTGGATTGCCGCGTCCACCACCGCCTGGAGCTGCGGACGGGGGACCTCACGCAGGTCGATCCATGCGAACCTCATGCCACTCCTGCCACGATCGTCGAGTAATTAGCCATGCGCATGCCATCAGTGATGTCGTTGCTGCCGCCGCCGTGGACGACCGCCGAGAGGCGGGACACCAGTGCGGCGGGCGTGGGGGAGGAGAAGATCCGGCGGCCGATGGCCAGGCCGCGACAGCCGGCGGCCATCACGGCGGTGCCGTATTCGACGAGGTCGGAGCCGTCGGGTGGACCACCGGCCGCGAGCACGGGGATAGGACTGTTCGCCACCACCTCGGCCATGCGCTCGATCGGCAGGGCGACGGAGGTCTTCACCATGTCGGCGCCCAGGTCCGCGGCGACGTTGGCCAGGTGGGCGAGGAGGGCCGGATCGCGCGGGTCCTCGATCCGGGGGCCGCGCGGATACACCATCGCGATCAGGGGCATGCCCCACGCGTCGCAGGAGCGGGCCACCGCCCCCAGGTCGGCCAGTTGCTGCGCCTCGGTGTCCGAGCCGATGTTCACATGGACGCTGACCGCGTCCGCGCCGAGCGTCAGCGCCTCCTCGACATCGGAGACCAGCACCTTGGCGTGGACGTCGGCGGAGCAGGAAGTGCTGGCGCTCAGATGCACCACCAGCGCGCAGCTCTTCAGGATGTCCGGCGCGAAGGAGCGGGCGCGTCCCTTGTGGACGATGATGCCGTCGGCCCCGCCGGCCACGAGTGCCCGCAGCAGGTCGTCCCACTTGTCGGCGGGGACGATCGGACCGTCCGAGACGCTGTGGTCGAGCGGGACGAGCAGATGCCGGTCGTCACCCGCGAGCGAAAGTCTTCTCAAGCGTAATTGTTTGCCGGATTTCAGCATGGGTAATGAGCCTTCCCGGCCCGCGGGCCGCATTTGAGAAAGCCGAATCACGACATTCCGTTGCGATTCTCCGTGTCCGAAAATCGATGGTTGTAGAACTTTCAAGTTAACCGATCATGAGCATTCTCGCGTGACCGCCCGTTGGCAAGACGTAGCCACCGGTAAATTTTTATACAGCATGCAGCATGATTATTGACAGGGGATTGATAGGTTCCGTGGGGTTGACTGTGCCTGGACGTACTGTTCGTACGCTCTATGCGCGTTGGGGCGTTCTGCCCCCACTGTGAATGGACCGTTGTCGAAATTGAATTTCGATGATTGGGGTGAGTCCCCTTCGCGCTCAGGATTCGGAAGTGCCCCCTACGCCCCAATTACGCCACGCCCTGTACGTACCCTGAACTCGTGGGCGTGGAGGGCTTCGCCGACTGGGTCTGGCGCATCCCGTTCCTGCTCGGCACCGTCCCTGGTCGCGGTCGGCCTGTGGGTGCGTTCGACGGTCTCCGGGTCCCCGGTCTTCAAGGAGTACCCTCTCGTGCGGCCCACAGGAACTCGCCATCCCCCGGAACGCGATGCTGTCCGACCGGTTCGGCCGGGCTGGTGATCGCCGGCGCCTGCGGCCTCTGCCTGCTGAGTTTCCTGTGCCTGAAGGTCGGCCGCCTTCCGTCTGGCGGAATGCAACCTTCCTGACCTGGGAATACATCGGGAATAGGTATTGCCGGGCCACAATAAAATGCACTAGTGGGAATAAAGCCCCCTATCGGTGAATCCGACCCATCGGTGAGCTGTCTCCGCGAGCGGGTCGTAACGCTTGGTCATTTGTATGTGCCGTGCATTTCTGCCGACGAGTCGCCAACCGCAACACATGCCTTAGTCTGGGCCGACGAGAGAGGCGCGAGATGCTCTTCGAGCCGCTCTCCGGGTCGCTCTGAGTCAAGGAGTTGTGAATGGCTATTCGCCGGTACAAATCGCGGGCCGCGCGATACGGTTTGGTAATGGTTTCGCTGGGCCTGGTGACTGCGGGGGCCGCGATATTCACCCCGACGGCATCTGCCGCGGTCTCGACCGCCGCCCTTCGGGGTGCTGATTCCGGGCGATGTCTGGATGTCCCCGGCGGAAAGACCGAGAGTGGCACCAAACTCACCTTGTGGGACTGCAACGGCGGCAGCAACCAGCAGTGGTCGTACGACACCGCGACCAAGGCACTGGGCGTCTACGGCAACAAGTGCCTGGACAGCGACAGCGTCAGCACGGTCAACGGCACGCCCGTCCTCATAAGGGACTGTACGGGCGGCGCCACCCAGCAGTGGGACGTCGTGTCCGGCGGGACCGTCAAGAACGTCGGGCTGGGCCTGTGCCTGGACGCGGCCGAGCTGGGCGTCTCCAACGGCACCCCGGTCCAGTTGTGGTCCTGCAACGGGGGCGGCAACCAACAGTGGAGCGGAGTCGACCCGGCCGCACCGGCGGACACGGGGGCGATGACGGCGCTGGAGAAGCAGGCGTTCGACAACGTCAACGCGCAGCGGACCGCAAAGGGCTGTGCGGCACTGGTGATTGACGACAGCCTGCAGAAGGCCGCCCACGACTATGCGGCCGAGATGGTGCGGACCCACAACTTCTCCCACACCTCGGCTGCCGGAAAGTCGCCCACCGACCGCGCCAAGGACGCCGGGTACACCCGGGGTGGCGTCGGCGAGAACATAGCGATGGGATTCCAGGGCGACCCGAACGGCGTAGTCAACAACGCGACCTACGGGTGGATGAGCAGCTCCGGTCATCGCGCGAACATCCTCAATTGCGGCTACACCAGGACCGGTATGGGATACGACTCGGGGAACATCGACCCGAATTACGCCAGCGGTTCCTGGGTGCAGGTATTCGGGTGATGGTGATGTGAGTCGGCCGGGCCGCCGGCACTTTCCGACGGCGGCCCGGCAGGCGCCGCATAAGAATCCCTACGAACGGCGGCTCAGACGACCGTCAGGGCATAGCAGGCGAAGACCCCGGCCAGCACCGCGACCGCCGCTCGGCGGGACCCCCGAATTCCGGTCCAAGGCGCTTCGAAGCGGTGCGTGAGGCGGCCCAGGGCGAACAGGGTGGCGGCGATGAGCGGCAGCCAGGCGAGCCGGGCGAGTATCCAGACGGTGGTGTCCGGGGGAGTGGTGAGCCCGGGGACCGGGACGCCGACGAGCGAACCGGGTATCGCCAGGGTGAGCAGGGCCGTCTGGTGCCAGCAGAAGATCGTCATTGCGGAGAGGTTGACGCCCACGACCGCCGCCCACAGCCTTTGCCGGCGCCGCAGCAGGCCGTCGAGCCGGTCCCGCAGCAGGATCGCCGCCCCGCACTGCACACAGGCCAGCGCGAGCACGAGCAGCGACGGCGGGTGGGAGTTGGTGCGGTTTGTGCCCGGCACGCCGACCATGCTCGCCGGATAGTGGAAGGCGAGGAGCAGTACGGCGAACAGCGCCCCGCCGCCGAGCAGCATCAGCCGGGCACCGCGCCGACCGAGCCGCCCCTCGCCCCAGCAGACGCCCAGTTGGTACGCGAACAACCAGCCCGGCCCGAGGTTGAGCAGACCCAGCCAGGACGGCATGGCGTCAGCCCAGGGGCCGTACCGCAGCAGGTCCACGACGGCGACCGTGCCGAGCAGCGGTACGGCGGCCCACCCGCCGTATGTCCGCGCGGCGCGCACGCACCAGGGCGTGAGCGCCGTCACCAGCACGTATATGCCGACGAACCACAGCGGCTGGACTACCAGCACCACCCCGGTGCGCAGTGTCCCGGCCGGTACCCCGGCGGCGTACAGCACCGGCAGGAGCACGGCCCACACCGCCGCGACGCCGAGGACGGGACGGCCGAGCCGGGCCAGCCGCCCGCGCAGCCAGTCGCCCGTCGGCACTCCGCGTTCGGCCGAGCGGCGCAGGGACAGGGCGGAGGCGCAGCCGCCGACCAGGAAGAAGATGCCGAGCATCTGCAGCACCCAGCTCACCGGGGCGAGGAGCCCGAAGGCGGCGAGCGGGCTCGTGTTGTGCAGCGCGCCCTCGGAGCCGAGCGTGAGGCCGCCGAGGAGCCAGTGGCCCACGGGGACGGCGAGCAGGGCGAGGGCGCGCAGTCCGTCGAGGGCGCGGTCGCGGTGGGCGGGTGTGCGCTGCTCGACGAGGGCGGCCGTGGCGGCGGTCGCGTGGCGCAGCCGCTCACGGGCCGAGGCCCACCCGGCCTGCGTGGTCGGCTTGGCGCGGGCGGTCGGCCCCGCCTGCGCGGTCTGCGCGGTGTGCTCCGCCAGGTCCATCTGCGCGGCCCGGTCGGCCTGCTCCGCCCGTGTCGTTCGTCCGGCGGGCGGACGCATGCGCGTCGTCGCAGGGTGCCCGGCTGTCGGCCCTGTGCCGGTAGGCAGGCCGAGCAGGCAGGGCGGGTCCGTCGGGCGGGCCGGGACCCGCCGGGGGTGCGAGGTCGCGGGCAGCGGATTCTCGGTGTCGGCGACCCGCGCGGGAAGGTCACGGCAGGTCATGGCGGCAGTCCTCCGAGGTGTCCGGGGCGGGGTGGGCGCAGGTCACGTCCCTGTAGTCGCCGGTGGCGATGTCGGCGTAGTTGCGCAGGGAGGCGGTGCCGGGGGTGAAGTAGCCGGTGTGGCCGTCGGCCCGGTCGGAGGCGACGACGCGGGCGCCGAAGCCGGGGTCGGCCGGGTCTGCGCCGTGGCCGAGGCCGAACAGCTCGACGGGAGGGACCCGGCGGATCCAGTCGGTCGCGTCCCGGGCGGTCGCCCACAGTCGGGCCCGGGCGCCAACGGGCACCTGACCGGCGTGGTCGAGACGCATACCGGGTGAGGCCGCGACCACGAGGTCGGACACCTGTCGCCCGGTCAGCCGGTGGGCGGCGGCGCCGCACAGCACCGAGCCGTAGCTGTGGCAGAACACCGAGGGCGGGGTCACCGGGTGGGTTGTCGCGGCGAGGCCGTCGAGGAAGCGGAGAAGGCGCGGGGCACCCTCTTCCGCGAGGCGTCCGGTGGCGGCGTCCCAGCCGACGCCGACCGGCGTCGTGTAGCCGACCCACGCGATGACCGCCGGGCGGTCCGCCGGCGCCAGCCGGGTCATCTCGGCGCGCAGGTTCCGGGCCATCCGGGCCGCTGCGTCGTACGAGGCCAGGTCCGTGTCGGAGCCCGGTACGACGACCGCCACCCGGCGGG
Protein-coding sequences here:
- a CDS encoding alpha/beta hydrolase, coding for MRRFKRTLATCALVLATVAGSVGWAAGSVQTAVTGPPPGTAAWTADQLIGRQLPDPASATPAQVARFFAGLTAAERTALAARHPLVMGGLDGAPPELRYAANARALTAGRDRELTRAADPEQPEGARRQARMRAATYAGLLAPGRHVLAFDPRGRGQVAEVYGDLRTARRVAVVVPGSDTDLASYDAAARMARNLRAEMTRLAPADRPAVIAWVGYTTPVGVGWDAATGRLAEEGAPRLLRFLDGLAATTHPVTPPSVFCHSYGSVLCGAAAHRLTGRQVSDLVVAASPGMRLDHAGQVPVGARARLWATARDATDWIRRVPPVELFGLGHGADPADPGFGARVVASDRADGHTGYFTPGTASLRNYADIATGDYRDVTCAHPAPDTSEDCRHDLP
- a CDS encoding acyltransferase family protein codes for the protein MRPPAGRTTRAEQADRAAQMDLAEHTAQTAQAGPTARAKPTTQAGWASARERLRHATAATAALVEQRTPAHRDRALDGLRALALLAVPVGHWLLGGLTLGSEGALHNTSPLAAFGLLAPVSWVLQMLGIFFLVGGCASALSLRRSAERGVPTGDWLRGRLARLGRPVLGVAAVWAVLLPVLYAAGVPAGTLRTGVVLVVQPLWFVGIYVLVTALTPWCVRAARTYGGWAAVPLLGTVAVVDLLRYGPWADAMPSWLGLLNLGPGWLFAYQLGVCWGEGRLGRRGARLMLLGGGALFAVLLLAFHYPASMVGVPGTNRTNSHPPSLLVLALACVQCGAAILLRDRLDGLLRRRQRLWAAVVGVNLSAMTIFCWHQTALLTLAIPGSLVGVPVPGLTTPPDTTVWILARLAWLPLIAATLFALGRLTHRFEAPWTGIRGSRRAAVAVLAGVFACYALTVV
- a CDS encoding 2-amino-3,7-dideoxy-D-threo-hept-6-ulosonate synthase translates to MLKSGKQLRLRRLSLAGDDRHLLVPLDHSVSDGPIVPADKWDDLLRALVAGGADGIIVHKGRARSFAPDILKSCALVVHLSASTSCSADVHAKVLVSDVEEALTLGADAVSVHVNIGSDTEAQQLADLGAVARSCDAWGMPLIAMVYPRGPRIEDPRDPALLAHLANVAADLGADMVKTSVALPIERMAEVVANSPIPVLAAGGPPDGSDLVEYGTAVMAAGCRGLAIGRRIFSSPTPAALVSRLSAVVHGGGSNDITDGMRMANYSTIVAGVA
- a CDS encoding ricin-type beta-trefoil lectin domain protein — its product is MVSLGLVTAGAAIFTPTASAAVSTAALRGADSGRCLDVPGGKTESGTKLTLWDCNGGSNQQWSYDTATKALGVYGNKCLDSDSVSTVNGTPVLIRDCTGGATQQWDVVSGGTVKNVGLGLCLDAAELGVSNGTPVQLWSCNGGGNQQWSGVDPAAPADTGAMTALEKQAFDNVNAQRTAKGCAALVIDDSLQKAAHDYAAEMVRTHNFSHTSAAGKSPTDRAKDAGYTRGGVGENIAMGFQGDPNGVVNNATYGWMSSSGHRANILNCGYTRTGMGYDSGNIDPNYASGSWVQVFG